A region of Channa argus isolate prfri chromosome 8, Channa argus male v1.0, whole genome shotgun sequence DNA encodes the following proteins:
- the LOC137131913 gene encoding serine/threonine-protein kinase pim-1-like gives MKLKSWSTTYTLQDQASSSGPTSSLSGLSQTLSGLRLSLAQDAEISTPISSKTERTKDQKRESEKHKPRKKSRKTPSPTEELSHKTTTTTLSSDKPGPFSSVNTGPLVSRDDFVAKYTQNKLLCCGGFGSVYEGYRKDDNLPVAIKHIPQTHIKLTAMSLNRKTTMVPLEVALLLKVKPAAAENSAVVTLLDWCNLHSEAILVLERPVPCMDLVDFMVTRGYILQEHLAKVITKQLVDALIEVHSKGVFHRDIKLDNILIETSSDVPRVRLIDFGCGTVLTDGGYTTGEGTYEYLTPEWFQRRWYKAEPTTVWQLGVVLFAMLHGHLPFKHEREIVCEDPAISEGLSLECQNFLLRCLFKKPVARPSLETIKNHYWLMTH, from the exons GACCAACTTCCAGCCTCTCTGGACTCTCTCAGACTTTGAGTGGACTCAGACTTTCCTTAGCACAGGATGCTGAGATATCCACCCCCATCAGCAGTAAAACAGAAAGGACAAAGGACCAGAAGAGAGAGTCTGAGAAACATAAACcaagaaagaaaagcaggaagACCCCCAGTCCTACTGAAGAACTGAGCCACAAGACCACAACTACAACCTTGTCCAGTGACAAACCTGGTCCCTTCTCATCAGTCAACACTGGCCCCTTGGTCAGCAGAG ATGACTTTGTGGCCAAGTACACGCAGAACAAACTGCTTTGTTGTGGAGGCTTTGGATCTGTCTATGAAGGCTACCGCAAAGATGACAACCTTCCT GTGGCCATAAAACACATCCCCCAGACACACATTAAACTGACAGCAATG TCTCTCAACAGGAAAACTACAATGGTCCCTTTGGAAGTTGCCCTGCTGCTCAAAGtcaaaccagcagcagcagagaacagTGCAGTTGTGACCCTGCTGGACTGGTGTAATTTGCACAGCGAGGCGATTCTTGTTCTCGAGAGACCAGTCCCCTGCATGGACCTGGTAGATTTTATGGTCACTAGAGGTTACATCCTGCAGGAACACCTAGCCAAA GTCATAACCAAACAGCTAGTGGATGCTCTCATTGAGGTCCACTCCAAAGGTGTGTTTCACAGGGACATCAAGCTGGACAACATTCTAATAGAAACCAGTTCTGATGTCCCTCGTGTTCGACTTATTGACTTTGGCTGTGGGACAGTTCTGACAGATGGGGGCTACACTACAGGAGAAG GAACCTATGAGTACCTCACCCCTGAGTGGTTCCAGCGGAGGTGGTACAAGGCTGAACCTACTACAGTGTGGCAGCTCGGTGTGGTTCTATTTGCAATGCTGCATGGACATCTCCCTTTCAAACATGAGAGAGAAATAGTTTGTGAAGATCCTGCCATCAGTGAAGGTCTTTCCCTTG AATGTCAGAATTTTCTACTGAGATGTTTGTTCAAGAAACCAGTGGCCCGACCCAGTTTGGAGACAATTAAGAACCACTACTGGCTGATGACCCACTAA